From one Gemmatimonadaceae bacterium genomic stretch:
- a CDS encoding protein kinase, whose translation MTTPNLPGDPPPESAVRLAGIIAGRYEIQRQIGEGGMATVYLARDLNRDTLVALKAPRPELVLQLGGERFLREIQITTTLQHPHIVPVLDAGSDNGVPFYIMPYIQGETLEQRLKRTGPLPVQEAIALAGDVLDGLMYAHRLGFVHRDVKPSNVMLSNGHAQLADFGIAKAVERTDNRKLTESGFALGTAEYMSPEQAAGEAHLDGRSDLYSLGCVMYEMCVGAPPFTAPTARGVMARHFVDPVPSIRTVRDTVPVKLEAAIFTALAKTPVDRFADAEAFRAALKDPTLHDAVAVTAGPAAVRRARTWKAAVIAGTMVAGFSAFTVWRTAASPGGSLDATRVMVYPFVAAEGLGGARSMGEDVATIIGNALDAAEPLRWIDGWSVMDEASRADIRSFTHDKARRLARTRRCATFVEGRLTRHGADSVSVTLSLWDARADTLLSTESATGAAADPWRQGLRAVSRILPKLITGSDPRFEAEWKDRRPGAVANFLLGEAAYRRARMPDALAHFRKAVGLDSTFALAALRGAQAASWAHRSTEAASMVRLALAQPLPPRYRNFALGVSAYIDGWADSAATYLSSAIAADSEMTVAWMQLGETYVHLLPLRGNPDSLAERAFAMAQQRDSTSAAILFHPLQHRLVTGDTAGATPLMARFLAAQPDSELLGSLLIVDACVRRGPAGVNWTERARRQPLATLAAGRDLLASARPGCAKAAFDAILAVDTGSTPEADPRRFAALIGVQALALQRNAPDAASSAIDAFVTRWGAGKSIYLLVAPYAPALLPRAEAIAQEDEAQYGAAYAQYPYPRRLWELGALELARGRPDIAARIATALLTRAFPEDSAYARVRGASLTALVQLARGDTSGAESALRSLLARSAPASELQWEELAPLGAERLALSRLLLARKAYAEAIDVASVFDSRASLIFALYLPASLELRAAAAKSLGNSISESHYRNRLAALRNPPQGTGS comes from the coding sequence GTGACGACGCCCAATCTCCCTGGTGATCCTCCGCCGGAGAGCGCGGTCCGGCTCGCCGGGATCATCGCCGGCCGGTACGAGATCCAGCGGCAGATCGGCGAGGGGGGCATGGCCACCGTCTACCTCGCGCGCGACCTCAACCGCGACACCCTCGTCGCCCTCAAGGCCCCCCGGCCCGAGTTGGTGCTCCAGCTCGGTGGCGAACGGTTCCTGCGCGAGATCCAGATCACCACGACGCTGCAGCACCCGCACATCGTGCCGGTGCTCGATGCCGGGAGTGACAACGGCGTCCCCTTCTACATCATGCCGTACATCCAGGGCGAGACCCTCGAGCAGCGGCTGAAGCGCACCGGGCCGCTGCCGGTGCAGGAGGCGATCGCCCTCGCCGGTGACGTGCTCGACGGGCTCATGTACGCCCACCGTCTCGGCTTCGTGCACCGGGACGTGAAGCCGTCGAACGTCATGCTCTCCAACGGCCATGCGCAGCTCGCCGACTTCGGCATCGCCAAGGCGGTCGAGCGCACCGACAACCGGAAGCTCACCGAGTCGGGGTTCGCCCTCGGCACGGCCGAATACATGAGCCCCGAGCAGGCCGCAGGCGAGGCGCACCTCGATGGGCGCAGTGACCTCTACAGCCTGGGCTGCGTGATGTACGAGATGTGCGTCGGGGCACCGCCGTTCACCGCGCCCACCGCACGCGGCGTCATGGCGCGGCACTTCGTGGACCCGGTGCCAAGCATCCGCACCGTGCGCGACACGGTGCCGGTGAAACTCGAGGCGGCGATCTTCACGGCGCTGGCCAAGACGCCGGTGGACCGCTTCGCCGATGCCGAGGCGTTCAGGGCCGCACTGAAGGACCCGACGCTGCACGACGCCGTCGCCGTCACGGCCGGCCCGGCCGCGGTCCGGCGCGCACGCACCTGGAAGGCGGCCGTCATCGCCGGCACGATGGTGGCGGGCTTCTCCGCGTTCACGGTCTGGCGCACGGCCGCGTCGCCCGGCGGGTCGCTCGATGCCACCCGCGTGATGGTCTATCCCTTCGTGGCCGCCGAGGGGCTGGGCGGGGCGCGTTCGATGGGGGAAGACGTGGCGACGATCATCGGCAACGCACTCGACGCTGCTGAGCCGCTGCGCTGGATCGACGGCTGGTCCGTCATGGACGAAGCCTCGCGCGCCGACATCCGCAGCTTCACACATGACAAGGCGCGCCGGCTGGCGCGCACGCGTCGCTGCGCAACCTTCGTGGAAGGCCGACTCACCCGGCACGGCGCCGACTCCGTGTCCGTGACGCTGTCGCTCTGGGATGCGCGGGCCGACACGCTGCTCTCCACCGAGTCGGCCACCGGCGCAGCCGCCGACCCCTGGCGCCAGGGACTGCGCGCCGTGAGCCGCATCCTGCCGAAGCTGATCACCGGCTCCGACCCCCGGTTCGAGGCGGAGTGGAAGGATCGCCGGCCCGGTGCGGTCGCGAACTTCCTCCTCGGCGAGGCGGCCTACCGCCGTGCGCGCATGCCCGACGCGCTCGCACACTTCCGCAAGGCCGTCGGACTCGACTCCACCTTCGCACTCGCGGCGCTGCGCGGCGCGCAGGCAGCCAGCTGGGCACACCGCAGCACCGAGGCGGCGTCGATGGTGCGCCTCGCCCTCGCGCAGCCGCTCCCGCCACGCTATCGCAACTTCGCACTCGGTGTCTCCGCCTACATCGACGGCTGGGCCGATTCCGCCGCCACCTACCTCTCGTCGGCCATCGCGGCGGACAGCGAGATGACGGTGGCCTGGATGCAACTCGGTGAGACGTACGTCCACCTGCTTCCGCTCCGCGGGAATCCCGACTCGCTGGCCGAGCGCGCCTTCGCCATGGCGCAACAGCGCGACTCGACGTCGGCGGCGATCCTGTTCCACCCGCTGCAGCACCGGCTCGTCACCGGCGACACGGCGGGCGCCACGCCGCTCATGGCTCGCTTCCTCGCCGCGCAACCGGACAGTGAGCTGCTGGGATCGCTGCTGATCGTGGACGCGTGCGTCCGTCGCGGCCCTGCGGGCGTGAACTGGACCGAGCGGGCACGGCGCCAGCCACTCGCGACCCTCGCCGCCGGCCGTGATCTGCTCGCCAGCGCGCGACCGGGCTGCGCGAAGGCGGCCTTCGACGCCATCCTCGCGGTGGACACGGGCAGCACGCCCGAGGCCGATCCGCGACGCTTTGCGGCCCTCATCGGCGTCCAGGCACTGGCGCTGCAGCGCAATGCACCCGACGCAGCCTCGAGCGCAATCGATGCGTTCGTCACCAGGTGGGGCGCCGGGAAGTCCATCTATCTCCTCGTCGCCCCGTACGCGCCGGCACTGCTGCCGCGCGCCGAGGCCATCGCGCAGGAAGACGAGGCGCAGTACGGCGCGGCGTATGCGCAGTACCCGTACCCGCGCCGGCTCTGGGAGCTCGGCGCGCTGGAGCTCGCGCGGGGACGGCCCGACATCGCCGCGCGCATCGCCACCGCGCTGCTGACGCGTGCGTTCCCCGAGGATTCGGCGTATGCGCGCGTGCGGGGAGCGTCACTGACCGCACTCGTGCAACTGGCCCGGGGCGACACGTCCGGAGCCGAGTCGGCGCTGAGGTCGCTGCTGGCGCGCAGCGCGCCCGCGTCGGAGCTGCAGTGGGAGGAACTCGCACCGCTCGGCGCGGAACGGCTGGCGCTGTCGCGGCTGCTTCTCGCGCGCAAGGCGTACGCGGAGGCGATCGACGTCGCGAGCGTGTTCGACTCGCGTGCGTCACTCATCTTCGCGCTCTACCTGCCGGCGAGCCTCGAGCTCCGGGCGGCGGCGGCGAAGTCGCTTGGCAATTCGATCTCCGAGTCGCATTATCGGAATCGACTGGCTGCGCTGCGCAATCCGCCGCAGGGCACCGGCTCGTAG
- a CDS encoding caspase family protein has product MPTEPSGSVRRALLVGINAYSNRPLGGCIADAELVATVLQERFAFERANVTLLRDREASREGLLAALDTLIDATRDGDTAFVYYAGHGALAPSPDLSEASGSESTFCVCEDPREDIYDDEFGARLTALARRTRHTVVVADCCHSGTIARDAGRGTARSTTPVPPGPRAAKDYGRHAATDESARAAARYVLIAGSRDDEESKEVDVAGDGSITHGALTWALTRELMACAPGTTWRDVFQRVAAAVTGNNPAQHPQLEGDADLEIFGVRTSPGLPSVPVLERSTRQVLLGGGAIHGLTVGSQHRIFPQGTRAGDAVEPLGTVEVTRVTGITARARITGEAADGAIVAGTRAAPMSATTVAQVLALTNTAPESRMAGGVTLELLRSDDGRTFTPARADSRRGMPVLETGDNFTLRITSTLQDAVFVNLFAFNPEGGIDALTPGAANQLAAGGTWDLSEALGGGFDVTWTGDDAVQSFKLFASKEQVDLSGLTRLDHPTRGEAFTGHVSATDWTTVTLTTTLRRRIALDGRGAADVAGATVTARGMTGTIRGLGSAPDVAAITAPDSPLARALATHGAITQQSLVLTDAAATPAARDGTATPPQLTVQVPDPGEGYAQVAMVTDASGLVSWHFAPDRDAAPATRDGSVPTLRTRTFTFDATPSSAPGDSPASRGVLLALGQKLINIYAFPLGKAVVAYAASTVGERIELDRTPYRVRTFQPTDYATGEAREFATADWEALGRGRALLMIHGTNSRTHTAFGGLPREFVEAMHVKYEGRVFAFDHPTLTHSPRQNVETLLSLIPDGLQLDVDIICHSRGGLVSRVLAERQDALDLGTRGIRVGAIVFVGSPNAGTAMADEACIGDFLDTCTNLLNLVPTNGVTDALGLVLTGVKLVATGLWSGLAGLRAMQPSGDFGTWLAEGTQGHDTKYYALASDFSSARGGALGVLAEKLAGRVFKGARNDLVVPTDGVYAANGSRFFPIDGQVVFSDEDGVPHTGFFQFPRTTAQITTWLA; this is encoded by the coding sequence ATGCCAACTGAACCATCCGGCAGCGTGCGCCGCGCGTTGCTGGTCGGGATCAACGCCTACTCGAACCGGCCCCTCGGCGGCTGCATCGCCGACGCCGAGCTGGTGGCGACCGTGCTGCAGGAGCGCTTCGCCTTCGAGCGGGCGAACGTCACGCTGCTCCGCGATCGCGAGGCCTCGCGGGAGGGCCTGCTCGCCGCCCTCGACACCCTCATCGACGCCACGCGCGACGGTGACACGGCGTTCGTCTACTACGCCGGCCACGGCGCGCTCGCCCCGAGCCCAGACCTGAGCGAGGCCAGTGGCTCGGAGAGCACGTTCTGCGTCTGCGAGGATCCGCGGGAGGACATCTACGACGACGAGTTCGGGGCACGGCTCACAGCCCTCGCCCGCCGCACGAGGCACACCGTCGTCGTCGCCGACTGCTGTCACTCGGGCACGATCGCACGCGATGCCGGCCGCGGCACGGCCCGGAGCACCACACCCGTCCCGCCCGGACCGCGCGCAGCGAAGGACTATGGCCGCCACGCCGCGACCGACGAGTCCGCGCGCGCCGCCGCGCGGTACGTGCTGATCGCCGGCTCGCGCGACGACGAGGAATCGAAGGAGGTGGATGTCGCGGGCGACGGCAGCATCACCCACGGCGCCCTCACCTGGGCACTCACGCGTGAACTGATGGCCTGCGCGCCGGGCACCACCTGGCGTGACGTGTTCCAGCGCGTCGCCGCCGCCGTCACCGGGAACAACCCGGCGCAGCATCCGCAGCTCGAGGGCGATGCGGATCTGGAGATCTTCGGGGTACGCACATCCCCCGGTCTGCCGTCCGTCCCTGTGCTGGAGCGCAGCACCCGGCAGGTGCTGCTCGGCGGCGGTGCCATCCACGGGCTCACGGTCGGGTCGCAGCACCGGATCTTCCCGCAGGGCACCAGGGCCGGTGACGCGGTCGAGCCGCTCGGCACGGTCGAGGTGACGCGCGTGACCGGCATCACGGCGCGTGCCCGCATCACCGGCGAGGCAGCCGACGGCGCCATCGTGGCCGGCACCCGCGCCGCCCCGATGTCGGCCACCACCGTCGCCCAGGTGCTGGCGCTCACCAACACCGCCCCGGAGAGCCGGATGGCGGGCGGCGTCACACTCGAACTGCTGCGCAGCGACGACGGCAGGACCTTCACACCGGCGCGGGCCGATAGCAGGCGCGGCATGCCCGTGCTCGAGACCGGGGACAACTTCACGCTCCGGATCACCAGCACGCTGCAGGATGCCGTCTTCGTGAACCTGTTCGCGTTCAACCCCGAGGGGGGGATCGACGCGCTCACGCCAGGCGCCGCGAACCAGCTCGCCGCCGGCGGCACCTGGGACCTGTCCGAGGCGCTCGGTGGCGGCTTCGACGTGACATGGACTGGCGACGATGCCGTGCAGTCGTTCAAGCTCTTCGCGTCGAAGGAGCAGGTGGACCTCTCGGGGCTCACGCGCCTCGACCATCCCACGCGCGGTGAGGCGTTCACGGGCCATGTCAGCGCCACTGACTGGACCACCGTCACGCTCACGACGACGCTCCGTCGCCGCATCGCGCTCGACGGCCGGGGAGCGGCCGATGTCGCGGGTGCCACGGTGACCGCACGCGGCATGACCGGCACCATCAGGGGCCTTGGCTCGGCACCGGACGTGGCCGCCATCACCGCGCCCGATTCGCCCCTGGCGCGGGCGCTGGCGACACATGGCGCCATCACGCAGCAGTCACTGGTGCTCACCGACGCCGCCGCCACGCCGGCCGCGCGCGACGGCACCGCCACGCCGCCGCAGCTCACGGTGCAGGTGCCCGACCCGGGCGAGGGCTACGCGCAAGTCGCGATGGTGACCGACGCCTCGGGCCTCGTCTCTTGGCACTTCGCGCCGGACCGCGACGCGGCCCCGGCCACGCGCGATGGCAGCGTGCCCACGCTGCGCACCCGCACCTTCACCTTCGACGCCACGCCGTCCAGCGCGCCCGGTGACTCACCCGCGAGTCGCGGCGTGCTGCTGGCACTCGGCCAGAAGCTGATCAACATCTACGCCTTCCCGCTCGGGAAGGCGGTCGTCGCCTACGCCGCCAGCACCGTCGGCGAGCGCATCGAGCTGGATCGCACGCCGTATCGCGTGCGCACCTTCCAGCCCACCGACTACGCGACCGGTGAGGCGCGGGAGTTCGCGACCGCCGACTGGGAAGCCCTCGGCCGCGGCCGTGCCCTGCTGATGATCCATGGCACCAACAGCCGCACGCACACCGCGTTCGGCGGCCTGCCGCGCGAGTTCGTGGAGGCGATGCACGTGAAGTACGAGGGACGCGTGTTCGCCTTCGACCACCCCACGCTCACCCACTCGCCGCGGCAGAACGTCGAGACGCTGCTCTCGCTGATCCCCGATGGCCTGCAGCTCGACGTGGACATCATCTGCCACTCCCGCGGTGGCCTCGTCAGCCGCGTGCTGGCCGAGCGGCAGGACGCGCTCGACCTCGGCACGCGGGGCATCCGCGTGGGCGCGATCGTGTTCGTCGGCTCGCCGAACGCCGGCACCGCGATGGCCGACGAGGCATGCATCGGCGACTTCCTCGACACCTGCACCAACCTGCTGAACCTCGTGCCCACCAACGGCGTCACCGATGCCCTCGGGCTCGTGCTGACCGGCGTGAAGCTGGTGGCCACCGGGCTCTGGTCCGGGCTCGCGGGGCTGCGCGCCATGCAGCCGTCCGGCGACTTCGGCACCTGGCTCGCCGAGGGCACGCAGGGCCACGACACGAAGTACTACGCGCTCGCCTCCGACTTCTCCAGCGCGCGGGGCGGTGCGCTCGGGGTGCTCGCCGAGAAACTCGCCGGTCGCGTGTTCAAGGGCGCACGCAACGACCTCGTGGTGCCCACCGACGGCGTCTACGCTGCGAACGGCTCGCGCTTCTTCCCCATCGACGGGCAGGTCGTCTTCAGCGACGAGGATGGCGTGCCGCACACCGGGTTCTTCCAGTTCCCGCGCACGACGGCGCAGATCACCACCTGGCTGGCCTGA
- a CDS encoding IclR family transcriptional regulator, with protein MIEKLNAILALFTPERPEWAAADVANALSIPRSTSYRLLSRISGAGFIDTDRASGRYRLGLRVASLGVIAQRSTALQRAAYPVLQRLAWESQETAALLVRLDSHAVLSAMADGPRSPVSPLLGERTPLHATAGGRAILSALPDEERRTMLRGSLASATATAIPDPAALDGALLDAREAGVSVMRGGAWRDGDVGVASPVRNPGRSVVSSVMLAGPASRLTDARVQELGALVAQAAAEVALAYRALEATLRSDDVGARAVAG; from the coding sequence ATGATCGAGAAACTGAACGCCATCCTCGCGCTGTTCACGCCGGAGCGGCCCGAGTGGGCGGCGGCCGACGTGGCGAACGCGCTGTCCATCCCACGCAGCACCTCGTACCGCCTGCTCTCCCGGATCAGCGGGGCCGGCTTCATCGACACGGATCGCGCGAGCGGCCGCTACCGGCTCGGGCTGCGCGTGGCGTCGCTCGGCGTGATCGCGCAGCGCTCGACGGCCCTGCAGCGCGCGGCGTACCCGGTGTTGCAGCGCCTGGCGTGGGAGTCACAGGAGACGGCGGCGCTGCTGGTGCGCCTCGATTCGCACGCGGTGCTGTCCGCGATGGCGGATGGGCCGCGGTCACCGGTGTCACCGCTGCTGGGCGAGCGGACGCCGTTGCATGCCACGGCCGGCGGTCGCGCGATCCTTTCGGCGCTGCCCGATGAGGAGCGGCGCACGATGCTGCGCGGTTCGCTGGCGTCAGCCACGGCCACGGCGATCCCGGATCCAGCGGCGCTCGATGGCGCGCTGCTGGATGCGAGGGAGGCGGGTGTGTCCGTGATGCGCGGGGGGGCCTGGCGGGATGGCGATGTCGGTGTCGCGTCCCCGGTGAGAAATCCCGGGCGTTCAGTCGTCTCCTCCGTGATGCTTGCCGGTCCGGCATCGCGCCTGACCGACGCCCGGGTGCAGGAGCTCGGCGCGCTGGTGGCTCAGGCCGCTGCAGAGGTGGCGCTGGCCTACCGGGCGCTCGAAGCCACGTTGCGGTCGGATGACGTGGGGGCGCGGGCGGTCGCGGGCTGA
- a CDS encoding IclR family transcriptional regulator yields the protein MFDKLNAILSLFSDEKPEWAPAAAARALRLPRSTAYRLLARMAGSGLLDQDDDSGRYRLGIRLAALGSLAQRSSSLQRAAAPVLRALAGESRETASLMVRGGAEGVTVLIAASQQPLMVPGQIGGRVPLHASAGGKVLLAFMPDDLRSTLFTDLFTAQTSTTITDPAVLTRHLADIRTAGYATGRGEWIDGVYAAAAPVRSFTGEVIGALSVGGPRARVTDERLQVLVKLVTAAAAEVSSAVGHVPR from the coding sequence TTGTTCGACAAGCTCAACGCGATCCTGTCACTCTTTTCCGACGAGAAGCCGGAGTGGGCGCCGGCGGCGGCCGCGCGGGCGTTGCGGTTGCCGCGCAGCACGGCGTATCGCCTGCTGGCGCGGATGGCGGGCTCGGGCCTGCTCGACCAGGACGACGACAGCGGCCGGTACCGCCTCGGGATCCGGCTGGCGGCGCTCGGCTCGCTGGCGCAGCGCTCGAGCAGCCTGCAGCGTGCGGCGGCGCCCGTGCTGCGGGCACTGGCCGGGGAATCGCGGGAGACGGCGAGCCTGATGGTGCGTGGCGGGGCCGAGGGGGTGACGGTCCTCATTGCCGCGAGCCAGCAGCCGCTGATGGTGCCGGGCCAGATCGGTGGACGCGTTCCGTTGCACGCCTCGGCAGGGGGCAAGGTGCTGCTGGCGTTCATGCCGGACGACCTGCGCAGCACGCTCTTCACCGATCTCTTCACCGCGCAGACATCCACCACGATCACCGATCCCGCGGTGCTCACCCGGCACCTGGCCGACATCCGCACGGCGGGGTATGCGACGGGCCGGGGGGAGTGGATCGACGGCGTCTACGCGGCGGCGGCGCCGGTGCGCAGCTTCACGGGCGAGGTCATCGGGGCGCTCTCGGTGGGTGGGCCGCGTGCCCGTGTCACGGACGAGCGGCTGCAGGTGCTGGTGAAGCTGGTGACGGCCGCGGCGGCGGAGGTGTCGTCAGCGGTGGGCCACGTGCCACGGTAG
- a CDS encoding VOC family protein: MRIEHVALWTEDLDRSAKFYVTYFGAEAGVLYRNDAKGFASRFLVFTDGGARLEIMTTTTLDLVAAVPGAQRLGIAHLAVSVGSEAAVDALTARMHGDGVPVVDGPRRTGDGYYESVVLDPDGNRVEVTA; this comes from the coding sequence GTGCGCATTGAGCATGTGGCACTCTGGACCGAAGATCTCGATCGCAGCGCGAAGTTCTATGTGACGTACTTCGGCGCCGAGGCCGGTGTGTTGTACCGGAACGACGCGAAGGGGTTCGCGTCGCGGTTCCTGGTGTTCACCGATGGCGGGGCGCGGCTGGAGATCATGACCACCACGACGCTGGACCTGGTGGCGGCGGTGCCCGGGGCGCAGCGGCTGGGGATTGCGCACCTTGCCGTCTCGGTGGGCAGCGAGGCGGCGGTGGATGCGCTGACGGCGCGGATGCACGGCGACGGCGTGCCGGTGGTGGACGGGCCGCGGCGGACCGGTGATGGGTACTACGAGAGCGTGGTCCTGGACCCGGATGGCAACCGGGTCGAGGTCACCGCCTGA
- a CDS encoding nuclear transport factor 2 family protein encodes MTGAPAVTAVYPAVPQALLHEIDAAHARTRDAFRRCDTAAYSAFLAPDFTWHDPDGRTRTAEEIGRDVQVQFARLVGFDTRFRRDESSLEGLCVTESGTQVARIDLRVFLVFAVRWNIERRGTYTWKRGPDGWRLLAVRLTSEQTRFGGLRFVGVR; translated from the coding sequence ATGACGGGCGCGCCGGCGGTGACTGCCGTGTATCCCGCGGTGCCGCAGGCACTGCTGCACGAGATCGACGCGGCGCATGCGCGCACGCGTGACGCCTTCCGCCGGTGCGACACGGCAGCGTATTCGGCCTTCCTCGCGCCGGACTTCACGTGGCATGATCCCGACGGGCGCACCCGCACGGCGGAGGAGATCGGGCGGGACGTACAGGTGCAGTTCGCGCGGCTGGTGGGCTTCGACACCCGCTTCCGGCGCGACGAATCCTCGCTCGAGGGGTTGTGTGTCACGGAGAGTGGCACGCAGGTCGCGCGGATCGACCTCCGCGTGTTCCTGGTGTTCGCCGTGCGCTGGAACATCGAGCGTCGCGGCACCTACACCTGGAAGCGTGGCCCGGACGGCTGGCGCCTGCTGGCGGTGCGGCTGACGTCGGAGCAGACGCGATTCGGGGGGCTGCGGTTCGTGGGCGTGCGGTGA
- a CDS encoding caspase family protein, whose translation MPRIHALLVGINEYTAISPLHGCVADIESVEALLRSRITAPDGLALQVLRNAEATRAAIIAGFTAHLGQAGPGDIALFYFCGHGSDEASPEEWRGLAIGGRNQTIVPVDARVGDTFDIADKELSALIHGVAATGAQVVVVLDSCHSGDATRSGGDGAAVAVGDNGVPRMTAAATGRTRTLADYHEAARTLYDPALLASGQQPAPAHIAIAACRDDQLAKEFPVSPPPRRGVFTMAFVEAVTALGPTATYADLITVIRARVRANAKDQVPNITVSGTASAATLFLGGTAGRIELTLDHADGTWWLSSGAIDGIVAPAGGAGGTTIDIHPRGSLVGGRPSVSPLATGTVTSVDVHRSAITVGGSAAALDTGTQYHCTISAMTPPALQVTVAGPDTAGVAAVRSALTGAAGRSALVERADGHPTAVTVQVEGGTARLHGADGTPLSGAEVAVDATGLARLTNACTHLARWHGTRDRSAPGSTFNDTVLIEVLPALPGETTLRAGQAPLEPGLEGIALSYAGDAPPRVQFRLRNTSNARLYVALYDLTDRFACRVMFDGWLAAGDIRQVYAKPTTISIPEGRETCVDLLKLFAAKDDFLPHTLLLPDLFAPESKPPKPGSTLATRAPFTLRVATDTSVWGTTMLRMVTRR comes from the coding sequence ATGCCACGCATCCACGCGCTGCTGGTGGGCATCAACGAGTACACCGCGATCTCGCCGCTGCACGGCTGCGTGGCGGACATCGAGTCGGTCGAGGCGCTGCTGCGCTCGCGCATCACGGCACCCGACGGGCTGGCACTGCAGGTGCTGCGCAACGCCGAGGCCACCCGCGCGGCGATCATCGCCGGCTTCACCGCGCACCTCGGCCAGGCGGGTCCGGGAGACATCGCCCTGTTCTATTTCTGTGGCCACGGCTCGGACGAGGCGAGCCCCGAGGAATGGCGCGGGCTCGCGATCGGCGGCAGGAACCAGACCATCGTGCCGGTGGATGCACGCGTGGGTGACACGTTCGACATCGCCGACAAGGAACTCAGCGCGCTGATTCACGGGGTGGCCGCGACGGGTGCACAGGTGGTGGTCGTGCTCGACTCGTGCCACTCCGGCGACGCGACGCGCAGCGGCGGCGATGGCGCGGCGGTGGCGGTGGGCGACAACGGCGTGCCCCGGATGACGGCCGCCGCGACCGGTCGCACGCGCACGCTGGCCGACTACCACGAGGCGGCACGCACGCTCTACGATCCCGCGCTCCTCGCGTCGGGGCAGCAGCCCGCACCGGCCCACATCGCGATTGCGGCGTGCAGGGACGACCAGCTCGCGAAGGAGTTTCCCGTGAGTCCACCGCCCCGGCGGGGTGTGTTCACCATGGCGTTCGTCGAGGCGGTGACGGCGCTGGGACCGACGGCGACCTACGCCGACCTGATCACCGTGATCCGCGCGCGGGTCCGCGCGAACGCGAAGGACCAGGTGCCGAACATCACCGTCTCCGGCACCGCCAGCGCCGCCACGCTGTTCCTGGGTGGCACCGCCGGACGCATCGAGCTCACGCTCGACCATGCGGACGGGACCTGGTGGCTGTCATCCGGCGCCATCGATGGCATCGTGGCGCCGGCGGGCGGTGCCGGTGGCACGACGATCGACATCCATCCGCGCGGCTCACTGGTGGGTGGACGGCCGAGCGTGTCGCCGCTCGCCACCGGCACGGTGACCAGCGTGGACGTGCACCGGTCCGCCATCACGGTGGGCGGCAGCGCCGCCGCACTCGACACCGGCACGCAGTACCACTGCACGATCAGCGCGATGACGCCGCCGGCGCTGCAGGTGACGGTCGCCGGTCCCGATACGGCCGGCGTCGCCGCCGTGCGCAGCGCGCTCACCGGCGCGGCGGGCCGGTCTGCGCTGGTGGAACGGGCCGATGGCCACCCGACCGCTGTGACGGTGCAGGTGGAGGGTGGAACGGCGCGCCTGCACGGCGCCGACGGCACGCCCCTGTCGGGAGCCGAGGTCGCGGTGGATGCGACCGGGCTCGCGCGGCTCACCAACGCGTGCACACACCTCGCCCGCTGGCACGGCACGCGGGACCGCAGCGCACCCGGCTCGACATTCAACGACACCGTGCTGATCGAGGTGCTGCCGGCGCTGCCCGGCGAGACGACCCTGCGCGCCGGCCAGGCGCCGCTCGAGCCGGGCCTGGAAGGCATCGCGCTGTCCTACGCCGGCGATGCACCGCCGCGCGTGCAGTTCCGGCTGCGCAACACATCGAACGCCAGGCTGTACGTCGCGCTGTACGACCTCACGGACCGGTTCGCGTGTCGCGTGATGTTCGATGGCTGGCTGGCCGCCGGCGACATCAGGCAGGTGTACGCGAAGCCCACGACCATCTCCATCCCCGAGGGCCGCGAGACCTGCGTCGACCTGCTCAAGCTCTTCGCCGCGAAGGACGACTTCCTGCCGCACACGCTCCTGCTGCCGGACCTCTTCGCGCCGGAGAGCAAGCCACCGAAGCCGGGCTCCACCCTCGCCACGCGCGCGCCGTTCACGCTGCGCGTGGCCACGGACACCTCCGTCTGGGGCACCACGATGCTGCGCATGGTGACCCGCCGCTGA